A segment of the uncultured Desulfobulbus sp. genome:
AGCAAGATCAGCGTGTTGCGCAGTGTGAAGCTGTACCGGGAAAAAGGGATGGCTGGCTTTTTCGCCCCTCGTGTCTGCCGGGGTCCGGCAGTATTGCCCCCCGAGGTGCAGCAGCAGGTGCACCACCTCCTTGACGAGGAACATTCTGTTCCGGATATTGCCAAAGAACTGGAACTGAAAGCCGATACGCTGCACAAGGCACTACGTGCGGGCAAGCTGCGCCGTCCTTTAAAAAAAAGAGGTGTGCCCGCAGTTGGCCAACGGTGACAGCAAGAGCGAACGCAGCCGCAATGACGCGGTCGCCCCCATCGGCATGGGGGTGACGGACAGCGCCGGCAGGATCCTGGCCAGCTTATTTGGTCAAGGCCCGCCTGAATTGGTCTTCACCCACAGTCTAGATGTGAGCAATGTCGGCGTTTTGCTTGCCCTACCCGCGCTGTTGAACCTGGGATTGCTCACTCATCTTGAATATCTGTCCCTGCCGGACGGTTATTACCGGCTGGATTCCATTTTAGTGCTGCTCGCTTTTATGGCGTTGGCCCAGGTTAAAAATATTGTGTGTTTACGGTGCACTCCATCGGGAGAATGGGGCAAGCTGCTCGGTCTTGACCGGATTCCGGAGGCGAAAACCCTGCGCAACAAAGTGAGGTTACTGACCGAGGGGGGGCAGGCACAACAGTGGAGCGGTGCCCTGAGCCGGGACTGGATGGCGATGTTTCCGGAAACCGCGGGTGTGTTTTACATCGACGGGCACGTTCGCGTGTACCACGGCAGCCAGACGGAGTTGCCCCGTCATAATGTGGCCAGGCAGCAACTCTGTCTGCGGGCAACCACCGATTACTGGGTGAATGCCATGGACGGCCAGCCGTTTTTCATGGTGAACCAGCCGGTGGACCCCGGGCTATTGACGGTTCTTGAAGAGAATATCGTCCCCCGTCTGGAGCGGGAAATTCCTCTTCAGTCCAACCTGTTCCCCTCGACCGATCCCCTGGCGCCCCGGTTCACCCTGGTCTTTGACCGGGAAGGCTACAGTCCGGGTTTTATGGCCAGGATGCTGAAAAAAAGGATTGCTTGCCTGAGCTACCATAAATATCCCGGCGACGACTGGCCCATAACGGAGTTTACCCCGCACACGGTCGACTTGATAGCAGGCCAGTGCGAAGAGATGTTCCTGGCTGAACGCGACACACAGCTCGGCAAAAAGTTCACGGTGCGCGAGATTCGCAAGCTGAGCCCAAGCGGACATCAGACGGCTATTCTCTCCACCGATTTCCGGAAGGATATCAGCCATTGCGCCGCGGCTATGTTCGCCCGATGGTGTCAAGAAAATTTTTTCAGGTACATGCGCGAACACTACAATCTTGATGGTCTTGCCGACTACAGTACCGGAAATATTCCTGGCAGTACACGGGTGATCAACCCCCAGTATCGGGAGCTGGACAGCGAGGTGAAAAAACAGGCAGCCCGTCTGGCGCGGAAACGATGCGAATGCAACGCGATCGTGCTCTGTGACGATATCGAGCAGAAGGTTGTAACCGCCTATGAAACGAAAAAAGCCGTTCTACAGGAAGAAATCGAGCACCTGGAAGTAGCCTTGGCGGACCTGAAAGCCTGCCGGAAAACAACGCCTCGACATGTGCAGTTTGCCGATCTGCCCGAGGAAGATAGATTCAGAATGCTGGGGATGAAAAGCAAGCAATTTATCGACACCATCAAGCTCATCGCCTACCGGGCCGAGTCCGCCATGACCAATATCGTACGCCAAGCCATGTATCGCCGTGATGACGCCCGCAGTTTACTCCGTAGCCTGTATGCCACCGAGGCCGATATCATACCGGACCAAACGGAGCAGAAACTCACGATTAGGATCCACCAACCGGCTAACCGCTGCAGCACTGAATTTATACTGCACCTCATCGGCGAGTTAAACACAACCCGAACAGTTTTACCCGGCACTGACCTCCGGTTGTTCTCCGAATTGGTGACATAACAAAATCTCTCGAGGTCAGGAGGTCTGAGTCTCCGGTCGGACCGAATGCATTTCTTTTCCTCTGAGAAATATCCCCCCTTATCGCCTCCCCTTAAAAAAAGGGGCGGCGATAAGGGGGGATATTTCGGACTTCTCTTTGCCTTGAAACTCAAAAAATCAGTTATTTTTCCCATAGATTCGCCGGAAAAGCCAACAGTATGTAATTTCCCTTGGGTAAACCCCCGGCTTTGCCGGGGGACTCCAACAGTTTGACGGTTACTGGATTGCAGAAAAGAAACAATTGATTGCGTTCTTGATCGTCTTTGTTGAGATCAACAATGCAAAGAGCATAGGCAAGAATCAACACAATTTTTTCTGATGCTTAATTCCCAGATTTCAATGAGGAATCGATCAACGAATACCGGAGCATCAGTTTTTGCTTATACTCACACAAAACAACAAGAGTCAGAATCGAAAGATAATAGATGCGAACTCGTGATATTTTATTGCTGGATCTTGCCAACAACTTGACCACCAAGGGTGGTCAGTGGATCAGTTGCATATGCCGCTTTGAGCGGCTCCCAGTCTTTCAAGCCACCGGCTTTGCCGGTGGTCTTTGACTTTCAGGTTCATGACTCTTTACCCAACCTTTAAATTTGATTCGTACAACAAATCTTCCTACAATGAGAAAACCTCCCTCAGCCGGCCCATTTTTCATCGTCAGCAGTCATCCTCATCCAGGAAGGTGTATTCTCAATGCGAATGGAGAACACGACAAGCCGTCATCTGATGTTTCTTGCCGGAGGCGTGATAATCCTGCTGGTCCTTTCCTGTTTGTTGGGTTTGGCCCTGAAACAGGAAAAGATGATCAAACATTCCGTACATCTTTCCGCGGAACGGTTGTTTGAGTCCATCGTCCTCACCCGTCGCTGGAATGCCTGTTACGGCGGGGTGTTCGTCCTGAAAAGAGAGGGCATGCAGTCAAACCCCTACCTTGAGCATCCGGACATCACCTCCGCAACCGGACTGACCTACACCATGAAAAACCCGGCGCTGATGACCCGGGAGATCTCGCTTCTGGCTGAACAGAGTGGCCATTATCAATACCACATCACCAGCCTGAGATTGATAAACCCACACAATCAGCCCGATGAATGGGAGCGCGCCAGTCTGCAACAGTTCGAAAACGGGGTCCCGGAAACGCTGCAGATCGCCAAACTGGATGGGCAACAGGTCTACCGGTTGATGCGTCCGTTGATGGTCGAGGAAGGCTGCATGCAGTGCCATGCAAAACAGGGTTATAGGGTCGGTGAGGTGCGTGGCGGCATCAGCGTGTCGTTCCCCTATGAGGAGATAGCAATCAATCTGGCCGGTAACCGGATCAAGATGACCAGCCTGGGCATCGCGATTGTGGGCATTTTATGTTTTCTCTTTTACTTCGTTATCTGGCGTCTGGTCGGGCACCTGTGCGTTGTTTCCGGCGAGTTAACACAGCAGAAACAAAATCTGGAAGAACTCAATGCTGTCCTTGATCAGAAGGTGAGCGAACGAACGGCCGCGCTGCAGGAGAGTGAGCAGCGGTTTCGCTCGACCTTTGAACAGGCTCCGGTGGGAATCGGTCATCTGGCGATGGATGGGCGACTGTTGCGGATGAACCGTCGATTCTGCGAAATTATCGGTGTTCCTCCCTCACAGCGTACGTCGCTCAAATTTCAAGATATTTCTTTTGAAACCAAAAGGATGGCAGGTGTTGAGGAGTGGGATGCACTGCTTTTGGGGGACAAGGACGCCTTTTCCTTGGAAAGGCGCTATATCCGCAAGGATTTGTCCGAGGTGTGGATAAACCTGACCATTTCTCTGGTACGTCGGGATTCGGGAGCCCCGGGCTATTATATCTGCGTGGTCGAAGATATGTCGGAGCGCCGCAGTTTGCAGGAACAGTTGCGGCAGGCGCAAAAAATGGAGGCGATTGGCACCTTTGCCGGGGGCATTGCCCACGATTTCAATAATATTTTGACCCCTATTCTCGGATACACCGAGATGCTCATGGAAGATTCCGATCCTGGAGAGAAATGCTACGCCTCGCTGCAGGCCGTCTTTTGCGCGGCGACCCGTGCCCAGGAATTGATCCGCCAGATTTTGACCTTCAGTCGCCGGGCCGACAAGGAGAAACAGCCGTTGAACATCGTTCCGGTGATCAAGGAAGTGATCAAGCTGCTTCGTTCCTTTCTCCCTTCCACTCTTACCCTCAGTCAGGTGCTGACCAACGAGGACTGCATCGTGTACGCCACTCCAAGCCAGATACACCAGATCATGATGAACCTGTGCACCAACGCATACCAGGCCATGGAAGGAGGGAGCGGCGTACTGACTATCGAATTGCAGGTTTTGGAAATGCCTGCGGCAGAAACCATAGGCTCGTTGCCTTCGGGGAAATATGCGGTCCTGAAGGTCACGGATACCGGATGCGGAATGGACCAGCAGACCATGGAACGGATGTATGAGCCCTATTTTACCACCAAAGCAAAGGGTGAGGGCACAGGCTTCGGGTTATCGATGGTCCATGGGCTCGTCGAGGATCTCCATGGTGCCATCGTTGCGGAGAGCCAGGCCGGGCAGGGAACGAGTTTTACCCTGTTCCTGCCGCTGCTGGAACAAGACTCGGGACAGCAGTGCAGGCAGCCGCTCCATGTCGAAGAAATGCAGGGCGGTAACGAACATATTCTTCTCGTCGATGACGAACCCGCCATTGTGGCCATGGAAACGACCATGCTCTCTGATCTCGGCTACAAGGTGACCTCCTTCTATAAAAGTGTTGAGGCCCTTGCCTATTTCCGCGAACATGCCCAGGCCTTTGATCTGGTGGTGACCGATATCACCATGCCGGAAATGAGCGGCATCGTCTTGGCCCGGGAGATCTCTGTGCTCTCTCCACAGCTGCCGATTATCCTCTGCACCGGTTTTACCTCCGCCAACACAGAGGAGATTTTTAAGTTACATAACAATGTGGTTACTCTTTTGACCAAGCCCATCTTACGGGATGATCTTGCCAGAGCGGTTCGCCACGCCATTGACGACGGAGTGCCGCGGGACGGTGCACGGCCTGGCCGACACCCACAGTGAACAACACCTTATGAAGAGAGCAACCCACTGAAAAGACCGTAGTCAATGGGGAATAGAAATGATATTGGGAGTGAAAATTGTTCTTATGAAAGTGGGAGGGCAGTGATACAAAGGTGGAAGAGACAGAGACGGATACCATCACTGATGCTTGTATGAGGATGCGAATTTATGAACGGATTCCAGAAAATCAGTACCCGCCTAACGTTACCGATTGCAGTGGCCACCATTATTTTTTCTGTTCTCCTTTATATTGTAGCAGAGAGTACCGTCGGACAACTGATGACGCGGAATTTGGAGCGTCTTGGTCGGTCAAAGATGGTCGACATGATTACCAGCGAAAAGCGTATCTCGCAGGCCATGCTCTCCCAGGCATCGCTATTTAGTGAGCAGGAGTCGGTGGTGGCGGCGTATAACACCGCTCATCAGGGGGATCTGAATGCCGCAGATGATCCTCAACTGGCCGCTGCCCGGGAGCAATTACGCACTTTTTTCGCCTCCGTTGATAAAGGATACAGTGCCAACACCGGCAATAAAGGGGTTCGGCTTCATTTCCATGTCCCACCGGCAAGGAGCCTTTTACGGGTATGGAGGAAGAATCAAAGCAAGAGTGACGACCTTTCTTCCTTTCGTGAAACCATCATCACCATTAGCAACACACATCAACCCGTTGTCGGGATCGAGGTTGGCCGTGGTGGATTCGTTATTCGGGGCATCGCTCCAATCGTCGATGCAAACGGCAAATATCTCGGGTCTGTCGAGGCCTTGTCTTCCTATGATCCTCTGGTCCAATACGGTGTGAGCAATGAAAACGAGCAGATCGCCGTCTACATGAACAAGTCGTTGTTGAATATTGCCAGAGAACTTCAGGATACGAGCAAACATCCCGTTGTCGGTGACGAATTCGTTTTTGTCTCCTCGTCCAATAGCGCCATTACCGATAAGGTAGTCAGCTCAGAACTGCTGCAGATGGCCAAGAAAGGGTTGGTCATGCAGCGCAGTGGCGACAATTTCATTTCCCTTTTTCCGATCAATGATTACTCCGATAAACAGATCGGCATCATGGCTTTTGTCTACAATGCCGCTGATATTTTTGCCAACACCCGCAAGATTAAACAGGGAATTCTTGGTTTGAGTTTGGCCTTACTGGTGGCGATTTTGGTTCCGCTTCTCATAAGTGTGCGCGGGGTGGTGATTCCCATAAACCGGACAGTCGCCATGCTCCGGGATATTGCCCAGGGCGAGGGGGATCTGACCAGACGAATGGAAATCCTCAAGCAGGATGAGATAGGAGAACTGGCAAACTGGTTCAATCAGTTTCTTGATCGTTTGGAACGCATTGTGCGCGATTTCGGCTCAAAAGCCCATAGTTTGAGCCTCTCTTCAAATATCTTGAGCGAAATTGCCGAACAGATGGTGCAAACCACGACCAGTTCCACCGGTCGCTCCCAGCGGGTTGCCGGGGGCGCCGGATCGATGAATTCCAATATGGCTTCCGTTGCTGCGGCCAGTGAGGAGGCTTCCACCAATGTCAATGCCGTCGCCTCTGCTGTTGAGGAAATGGCAGCCACAATCAAGGAAATTGCCGGCAACTCGGAAAATGCCCGGGGCATTGCCCACAAGGCAGCCAACAGTGCCTCCATCACTTCGAAGAAGGTGGATCAGCTTGGTCACGACGTCAATGAAATAGGCAAGGTAACCGAGGTCATTAACGAAATCTCCGAACAGACCAACCTGCTGGCATTGAACGCCACCATCGAGGCGGCGCGGGCGGGGGAATCAGGTAAGGGGTTTGCGGTTGTCGCAAATGAAATCAAAGAGTTGGCCAAGCAGACCGCAGCGGCCACCGGTGAGATTAAGGCCAAGATCGACGCCATTCAATCTTCGACCGCTGATACGGTCATTGAAATTCAGAAAATCTCCGAGGTCATCGGGGAAGTCAATGCCATTGTCGCCACCATTGCCACCGCGGTCGAGGAACAGTCCGTGGCCACGTCAGAAATATCCCAAAATCTGAGCCAAGCCTCCAGGGGTATTCAGGAGGTTAATCAAAATGTAGCCGAGGTGTCGGCGGTTACCGATGAAATTTCCCAGGATATCAGTGAAGTGAGCAAAGCCACCGAGGATATGAACGTTGTCAGTGCCGAATTGACCAGTCATGCCCGCGATTTGTTCAATCTCTCGGAACAGCTCTCGGAGGTTGTCCAGAAATTCAGAACCCAGGATGCACGCTTTGATATTGGCAAGGTCAAAGCCGCCCATATGCAGTGGCGCTCCCGTTTGGAAGCGGTGTTAAACGGCAAGCAGTCATTGCGCCCGGAAGAAGTGACCTCGGATCATGAATGTGCATTCGGCAAATGGTACTTTGGCGACGGGCAGAAGCTTAGTGACCGGGCCTTTTTTAAGGAAGTTGGTGAGAGTCACGCTATGGTGCATCAATATGCCAGGCAGATTGCCGATTTGATGAAACAGGGCAACAAAAAACAAGCCAACGAGTTAATGCATGAGTTTGAAAAAGTCCGTGAGGAATTTTTCAAAGCGCTTGATGAACTGTACCTGCGGTAAAGGGCCGCTCCGGCTCGAGGCTAAAAATAAGCGATTGGGGATTCCTGGTCGCTTTTTTCGTCGTTTTTGCAAAATACCCGGGAATGACGTTTGCATGTTGGTAACTTACTGATTTCACATGCCTGAATTGCAGATTTGTCCTTTTTGGGCCAGCCTTCTTTTCTGGTGGCGGTTCATTTTTTTTCTATTGTAATGTTCACGGGATACCGAAAATATTCTACAAGAGTGATGCGCTTGCGCCTGCGTTTCGCTATCCGTGAAAACTCGAAGGCAAGGATGCAATGAAAAATTTGGCGATATGTCTCATGCTGGCCGCCTTTTTACTGCAGGTGGCCGCCTGTTCCTCCACCCAATCCATGTTGAGCGTGGAAAAGAAGATGGACTCTGCCCGCCATTGGGATCTCCTTGCTAATCAGGTGGCCCAAAAAATAAACCGTGAGCTCGTGCGCAAAAAAATGTTCACCACCCTGGTCTACGTCCGCAACAGCTGCGGAACGCCACAAAAATGTGCAGCCAGCCCCACCTACGCCTTTGATGAAGGGTTCCACGATCTGCTCACCAGCCAACTGGTCAACTTTGGAATCTATACCTCCAGTACGCCCGAAGAGGCGAATTTGGTGTTGGAGTACAAGGTGCAGACCGTCTATCATCCGCCGGAACAGTCAAACTGGAATTCTTTTGCCGACGACGGTCATTTCGAGATAATCATTTCAAGCTCGATTATTGAGAGAAGCAGATATTTTTTCCTCTGCACCAATATCTTCACCATTCCTTTCAGGGAGTATTGGCAGTACGGCATCCCCATGCCGGCATCCGAGGTGAAATTGGCCGGGCCGCTGAGAGCGCCTGTTTCCGTGCCGGCTTCGAAACAGGGTTTATCTCGTTAATCCTCTGATCATCCAATGAAGAAGAGAGCTTATTTCTCCACCTGATTCCTATGCAAAACCAGACAATCGCATTGGCACGCCCCTCAAGGAGGGCCAGAGGCAACTCGAGCCCAGGTCTTTATTGCATCCTTCTCCTGTGTATTGTCCAGCTGCTCACGGGGTGCAGTGATCTCAACGGGACCAGGCTTGAGCCGGTCATGGGCGGTGAGATCAATCTGGTGGAGTTGGGGGACAAGGCGGTCGAACATATGATAACCCAACCGGTCCCGCCCTTGATTCCCTTTCGCGCGGACCAACCCATCTTGGTGACCACACCGGTCAACAATGACAACCTC
Coding sequences within it:
- a CDS encoding helix-turn-helix domain-containing protein, whose amino-acid sequence is MIAKNLNASIYLPRMTTKPQLQIPLVPEGTTVTYVHGSLPVFTHDIDDLARFCMFTSQLYINGSASQAEICRAFGVSKISVLRSVKLYREKGMAGFFAPRVCRGPAVLPPEVQQQVHHLLDEEHSVPDIAKELELKADTLHKALRAGKLRRPLKKRGVPAVGQR
- a CDS encoding putative transposase gives rise to the protein MCPQLANGDSKSERSRNDAVAPIGMGVTDSAGRILASLFGQGPPELVFTHSLDVSNVGVLLALPALLNLGLLTHLEYLSLPDGYYRLDSILVLLAFMALAQVKNIVCLRCTPSGEWGKLLGLDRIPEAKTLRNKVRLLTEGGQAQQWSGALSRDWMAMFPETAGVFYIDGHVRVYHGSQTELPRHNVARQQLCLRATTDYWVNAMDGQPFFMVNQPVDPGLLTVLEENIVPRLEREIPLQSNLFPSTDPLAPRFTLVFDREGYSPGFMARMLKKRIACLSYHKYPGDDWPITEFTPHTVDLIAGQCEEMFLAERDTQLGKKFTVREIRKLSPSGHQTAILSTDFRKDISHCAAAMFARWCQENFFRYMREHYNLDGLADYSTGNIPGSTRVINPQYRELDSEVKKQAARLARKRCECNAIVLCDDIEQKVVTAYETKKAVLQEEIEHLEVALADLKACRKTTPRHVQFADLPEEDRFRMLGMKSKQFIDTIKLIAYRAESAMTNIVRQAMYRRDDARSLLRSLYATEADIIPDQTEQKLTIRIHQPANRCSTEFILHLIGELNTTRTVLPGTDLRLFSELVT
- a CDS encoding DUF3365 domain-containing protein yields the protein MENTTSRHLMFLAGGVIILLVLSCLLGLALKQEKMIKHSVHLSAERLFESIVLTRRWNACYGGVFVLKREGMQSNPYLEHPDITSATGLTYTMKNPALMTREISLLAEQSGHYQYHITSLRLINPHNQPDEWERASLQQFENGVPETLQIAKLDGQQVYRLMRPLMVEEGCMQCHAKQGYRVGEVRGGISVSFPYEEIAINLAGNRIKMTSLGIAIVGILCFLFYFVIWRLVGHLCVVSGELTQQKQNLEELNAVLDQKVSERTAALQESEQRFRSTFEQAPVGIGHLAMDGRLLRMNRRFCEIIGVPPSQRTSLKFQDISFETKRMAGVEEWDALLLGDKDAFSLERRYIRKDLSEVWINLTISLVRRDSGAPGYYICVVEDMSERRSLQEQLRQAQKMEAIGTFAGGIAHDFNNILTPILGYTEMLMEDSDPGEKCYASLQAVFCAATRAQELIRQILTFSRRADKEKQPLNIVPVIKEVIKLLRSFLPSTLTLSQVLTNEDCIVYATPSQIHQIMMNLCTNAYQAMEGGSGVLTIELQVLEMPAAETIGSLPSGKYAVLKVTDTGCGMDQQTMERMYEPYFTTKAKGEGTGFGLSMVHGLVEDLHGAIVAESQAGQGTSFTLFLPLLEQDSGQQCRQPLHVEEMQGGNEHILLVDDEPAIVAMETTMLSDLGYKVTSFYKSVEALAYFREHAQAFDLVVTDITMPEMSGIVLAREISVLSPQLPIILCTGFTSANTEEIFKLHNNVVTLLTKPILRDDLARAVRHAIDDGVPRDGARPGRHPQ
- a CDS encoding methyl-accepting chemotaxis protein, translated to MTRNLERLGRSKMVDMITSEKRISQAMLSQASLFSEQESVVAAYNTAHQGDLNAADDPQLAAAREQLRTFFASVDKGYSANTGNKGVRLHFHVPPARSLLRVWRKNQSKSDDLSSFRETIITISNTHQPVVGIEVGRGGFVIRGIAPIVDANGKYLGSVEALSSYDPLVQYGVSNENEQIAVYMNKSLLNIARELQDTSKHPVVGDEFVFVSSSNSAITDKVVSSELLQMAKKGLVMQRSGDNFISLFPINDYSDKQIGIMAFVYNAADIFANTRKIKQGILGLSLALLVAILVPLLISVRGVVIPINRTVAMLRDIAQGEGDLTRRMEILKQDEIGELANWFNQFLDRLERIVRDFGSKAHSLSLSSNILSEIAEQMVQTTTSSTGRSQRVAGGAGSMNSNMASVAAASEEASTNVNAVASAVEEMAATIKEIAGNSENARGIAHKAANSASITSKKVDQLGHDVNEIGKVTEVINEISEQTNLLALNATIEAARAGESGKGFAVVANEIKELAKQTAAATGEIKAKIDAIQSSTADTVIEIQKISEVIGEVNAIVATIATAVEEQSVATSEISQNLSQASRGIQEVNQNVAEVSAVTDEISQDISEVSKATEDMNVVSAELTSHARDLFNLSEQLSEVVQKFRTQDARFDIGKVKAAHMQWRSRLEAVLNGKQSLRPEEVTSDHECAFGKWYFGDGQKLSDRAFFKEVGESHAMVHQYARQIADLMKQGNKKQANELMHEFEKVREEFFKALDELYLR